In a single window of the Nicotiana tomentosiformis chromosome 8, ASM39032v3, whole genome shotgun sequence genome:
- the LOC138898265 gene encoding uncharacterized protein produces the protein MVENHKQWHEKLPFALLEYRTTVCTSTRATPYLLVYGIKVVIPAEVDIPSLRIIQEAELSDAEWIRSRYEQLALIDGKRMNAVCHGQLYQNRMSRTFNKRVKPRQFAPGQLVLKQIFPHQDEAKGKFSPNWQGPYMVHKLLTRGALILVEMDGEIWPKPINSDAVKRYYV, from the coding sequence atggtagagaaTCACAAACagtggcacgagaagttaccattcgCCTTATTAGAATACCGTACCACAGTTTGTACATCAACCAGGGCAACTCCTTATCTATTGGTCTACGGTATTAAAGTCGTCATCCCCGCTGAGGTAGAcattccttctttgagaatcatacaagaagctgaactcagtgatgcagaatggataagaaGCCGCTATGAGCAATTAGCCCTCATagatgggaaaagaatgaatgcggtatgtcatggtcaactctatcaaAACAGAATGTCCAGaactttcaacaaaagggtcaaacctagacagttcgcaccggggcagctggtgctgaaaCAGATttttccacatcaggatgaagccaaaggaaaattctcacccaattggcaagggccttATATGGTTCACAAGTTACTAACAAGAGGGGCACTCATACTCGTAGAGATGgatggagaaatttggccaaagcctatcaattcagatgcagtcaaaagatactatgtttaa
- the LOC104090433 gene encoding ABC transporter F family member 3, translated as MTEVATSNVVHDVLGRRAEDVDQPIIDYIINVLADEDFDFGLDGEGAFEALGELLVDSGCVTDFPECRAVCSKLSEKLEKHGLVKPQPTVRSLKMPLRMYDGMDEEEAPKNKKPEPVDGPLLTERDKIKIERRKRKDERLREAEYQAHLKEVEEVKAGMPLVCVNHDGQGDGPTVKDIRMENFNISVAGRDLIVDGSVTLSFGRHYGLIGRNGTGKTTLLRHMAMHAIDGIPKNCQILHVEQEVVGDDTSVLQCILNTDMERTQLLEEEGRLLELQREIDLEGEAGKSDKLNGDIDKNALAKRLEEIYKRLDFIDAYSAESRAATILSGLSFTTEMQKRATKTFSGGWRMRIALARALFIEPDLLLLDEPTNHLDLHAVLWLETYLVKWPKTFIVVSHAREFLNTVVTDIIHLQNQKLSTYKGDYDTFERTRDEQVKNQQKAFEANERTRAHMQTFIDKFRYNAKRASLVQSRIKALERIGRVDEVINDPDYKFEFPSPDDRPGAPIISFSDASFGYPGGPLLFKNLNFGIDLDSRVAMVGPNGIGKSTILKLISGELQPTSGTVFRSAKVRIAVFSQHHVDGLDLSSNPLLYMMRCFPGVPEQKLRGHLGSFGITGNLALQPMYTLSGGQKSRVAFAKITFKKPHILLLDEPSNHLDLDAVEALIQGLVLFQGGVLMVSHDEHLISGSVDQLWAVSEGRVTPFDGTFQDYKKILQS; from the exons ATGACGGAAGTGGCGACGAGCAACGTTGTGCACGACGTCTTAGGGCGACGAGCTGAAGATGTAGATCAGCCGATTATTGACTATATAATCAATGTTCTAGCCGATGAAGATTTCGATTTTGGACTTGACGGTGAAGGTGCTTTTGAAGCCCTCGGCGAATTACTCGTAGATTCTGGTTGCGTTACTGACTTCCCCGAATGTCGTGCG GTTTGTAGCAAGTTGTCTGAGAAGTTAGAGAAGCATGGATTGGTTAAACCTCAACCAACTGTGAGAAGCTTAAAAATGCCGCTGAGAATGTATGATGGAATGGATGAAGAGGAAGCTCCAAAGAATAAAAAGCCAGAACCAGTTGATGGTCCTTTGCTCACCGAACGTGACAAGATTAAGATCGAAAGGaggaagaggaaagatgaacgccTGAGAGAG GCAGAATACCAAGCACACTTGAAAGAAGTGGAAGAAGTGAAAGCTGGTATGCCGTTAGTGTGTGTGAATCATGATGGTCAGGGTGATGGACCAACTGTTAAGGATATCCGTATGGAAAATTTCAATATATCTGTTGCTGGTCGTGACCTTATTGTCGATGGTTCTGTTACGCTTTCTTTTGGAAGACACTATG GCCTTATTGGAAGAAACGGTACGGGGAAAACAACTCTCCTAAGACACATGGCTATGCACGCTATTGATGGTATTCCCAAGAACTGCCAGATATTGCATGTTGAGCAAGAAGTGGTTGGTGATGATACCTCAGTTTTGCAATGTATTCTTAACACTGATATGGAGAGAACCCAACTTCTGGAAGAAGAGGGTCGTCTGCTTGAATTACAG AGAGAAATTGACCTAGAAGGCGAAGCTGGAAAGAGTGATAAGTTGAATGGGGATATCGACAAAAATGCCCTCGCGAAAAGGCTTGAAGAGATATACAAAAGACTTGATTTCATTGATGCTTACTCGGCTGAGTCACGTGCAGCAACTATACTTTCG GGTTTGAGCTTCACTACAGAAATGCAAAAGAGAGCAACTAAAACATTTTCTGGAGGATGGAGAATGAGAATAGCTCTTGCTCGGGCGTTGTTCATTGAACCTGATCTATTGTTGCTTGATGAACCCACG AATCATCTTGATCTACATGCTGTCTTATGGCTGGAAACTTACCTGGTGAAGTGGCCGAAGACATTTATAGTTGTCTCTCATGCTAGAGAGTTCTTGAATACT GTAGTCACAGACATTATCCATCTACAAAATCAGAAATTGAGTACCTACAAAGGAGACTATGATACATTCGAAAGGACACGAGATGAACAAGTTAAGAATCAACAGAAGGCGTTCGAGGCGAATGAACGTACAAGGGCCCACATGCAG ACCTTTATTGATAAGTTCCGGTACAATGCAAAGCGTGCATCTCTTGTTCAATCTAGAATTAAG GCACTGGAACGAATTGGTCGTGTGGATGAAGTCATCAATGATCCTGA CTACAAGTTTGAGTTCCCTTCTCCTGATGATAGACCTGGTGCTCCTATTATAAGCTTCAG TGATGCATCCTTTGGATATCCTGGGGGCCCCTTATTGTTCAAAAATTTGAATTTTGGAATAGATCTGGATAGCCGAGTAGCAA TGGTTGGTCCTAATGGTATTGGAAAGTCAACAATACTTAAGCTTATTTCTGGGGAGCTTCAACCAACTTCAGGAACTGTTTTCCGCTCTGCTAAG GTCCGAATTGCTGTATTTAGTCAGCATCATGTTGATGGGCTGGATCTGTCCTCAAATCCCCTCTTATACATGATGCGTTGCTTTCCA GGAGTGCCTGAACAAAAATTACGTGGTCATCTAGGTTCATTTGGTATCACTGGAAATCTTGCTCTTCAGCCCATGTACACTTTGTCTG GTGGCCAAAAAAGCAGAGTTGCATTTGCAAAGATAACCTTCAAGAAGCCTCACATATTGCTTCTTGATGAGCCATCAAATCACTTG GATCTTGACGCTGTGGAGGCTCTGATACAAGGTCTTGTCTTGTTCCAAGGAGGCGTACTGATG GTCAGTCACGATGAACATTTAATATCTGGTAGTGTTGATCAACTCTGGGCCGTCTCTGAGGGCAGGGTGACGCCTTTCGACGGGACATTCCAGGATTACAAGAAAATTCTGCAATCATAA
- the LOC138898267 gene encoding uncharacterized protein, with amino-acid sequence MAEELKKLTSRVQGVKGGKGIEGLNYEDLCIQLDIELPGGYKPPKYEMFNGTGDPKVDLRTYCDKLVGVGKDERIRMKLFMRSLTGDALSWYISQNSNRWVSWVSMASDFMDRFRFNTENAPEVFYIQNLKKNPTETFSEYATRWRSEAAKVRPTLEEEQMNKFFVRAQDPQYYERLMVIENHKFSDIIKLGERIEEGIKSGMVTNFEALQATNKTFQ; translated from the coding sequence atgGCAGAGGAACTTAAGAAGCTCACAAGCCGAGTCCAGGGTGTCAAAGGGGgtaaaggcattgagggtttgaattatgaagatctgTGTATTCAGCTAGACATAGAACTGCCGgggggttacaaacctcctaagtacGAGATGTTTAACGGAACAGGTGACCCAAAGGTGGATTTAAGGACATACTGTGACAAGCTCGTAGGAGTTGGAAAGGATGAGAGGATTcgcatgaagttgttcatgagaaGTCTCACTGGGGACGCcctatcttggtacatcagtcaaaatTCCAATAGGTGGGTTAGTTGGGTAAGCATGGcctcagatttcatggatcgattCAGGTTTAATACGGAGAATGCACCAGAAGTCTTCTACAtacagaatctcaagaagaatcCAACGGAGACTTTcagcgagtatgctactcgatggagATCAGAAGCCGCGAAAGTAAGGCCGACATTGGAAGAAGAGCAGATGAACAAGTTTTTCGTACGGGCCCAAGATCCACAAtactatgaaaggttgatggttatcgagaatcacaaattctccgacatcatcaagctaGGGGAAAGGATTGAAGAAGGGATCAAGAGCGGAATGGTAACTAATTTTGAGGCATTACAGGCTACAAACAAAACATTTCAGTGA
- the LOC138898266 gene encoding uncharacterized protein, whose product MDPLKYIFQKPIPTGKLAKWKILSSEFDIIYVTQKADKGQALADHLAENPIAGEYEPLKMYFSNEEVSFVGKDIAESYDSWRMFFDGAANFKGVSIGAVLVSETGQHYPVSTKLRFSCTNNMVEYEACILGLNLAVDMNIQELLVIGDSDLLVHQVQGEWAIKNTKILPYLHQVQEMMKKFTKIEFRHVPRIQNEFADALATLSSMIQHPYKNFIDPIPVRIHNRLAYCAHVEEETDGNPWFHDIKEYLAKGEYPEHANHT is encoded by the coding sequence atggatccacttaagtatatctttcagaagcctatcCCTACAGGAAAGCTGGCCAAATGGAAAATATTGTCGAgtgagtttgacatcatctatgtaactcagaaggcagacaagggacaagcattagcagATCATCTTGCAGAAAATCCTATAgcaggagaatacgaaccactgaaaaTGTATTTTTCTAATGAAGAAGTGTCTTTCGTAGGAAAAGATATTGCTGAATCCTACGACAGTTGGAGAATGTTTTTTGACGGAGctgcaaatttcaaaggagtcaGTATCGGAGCCGTTTTAGTgtcagaaaccggtcaacattatccggtgtCCACAAAACTCAGGTTttcatgcaccaataatatggtgGAATATGAAGCCTGCATATTAGGACTCAATTTGGCTGTcgacatgaatatccaggaattgCTGGTGATTGGTGATTCAGACCTGCTGGTGCACCAGGTACAAGGAGAATGGGCTATAAAGAACACCAAGATACTACCATATCTGCATCAAGTACAAGAGATGATGAAGAAGTTCACGAAGATAGAATTCCGACATGTCCCCAGAATACAGAATGaattcgcagatgcattggccactttgtcctccatgatacaacacccgtACAAGAACTTTATCGATCCCATTCCGGTAAGAATCCATAATCGGCTAGCTtactgtgctcatgttgaagaagaaacagatgggaatccatggtttcatgatatcaaggaatatttggcaaaaggagaaTATCCAGAGCATGCAAACCATACTTAG